One Saprospiraceae bacterium DNA window includes the following coding sequences:
- a CDS encoding T9SS type A sorting domain-containing protein has translation MKKTLLITSLWGVIAQLGLAQTLVVNPGPAGTLNQAIANNPSITTFILKRDFPYLLSGELNISSPITIKAEPGPGKRPILLYAPPSGAPNIDQIIRTSANLRLEGLHLTNRDNLAGISQRMIRTTADNLRIETHDCIFDDSGQTAFRLDGKNNKIYVTSCYASRMGQPNNPDNGRFIDDRGNDVDSVVIENSAIYNVTSRIYRNGGSLVNYMRIEGSTFMNSMQRGFEVLKVREFVFLNNICADLHINGRDSSLVPDNNETNINKAWIRIDSTGSGGEKWTIGYSNFFYTPTQIDYYKFPFVNDNDDTVTVVSFFNPNALKAIEAGGWGNTIISEPLSFINPPVFPRSIIDTFNFGANANAMPWDMSGLTPDPIYSQLPVGTSRYSTLHNFNYTCDAQSNTAGVNGTRLGAMLWGDCLVSINDLFDQHNVLFYPNPANDMVYITGLTKITRVQLFDVRGRLLRSLSPASDWLEMPLQGLANGIYFINLVDEKGQVSTRQLVKQ, from the coding sequence ATGAAAAAAACGCTACTCATCACCAGCCTTTGGGGCGTGATTGCCCAACTGGGCTTGGCCCAAACCCTCGTCGTGAACCCCGGGCCTGCTGGCACCCTCAACCAAGCTATTGCCAACAACCCCAGCATCACAACCTTTATCCTGAAACGGGATTTCCCCTACCTGCTCTCTGGCGAGCTCAACATCTCCTCTCCTATCACCATCAAGGCCGAACCCGGCCCAGGCAAGCGCCCCATCCTCCTATATGCTCCACCCTCCGGCGCGCCAAACATTGACCAAATCATCCGCACCAGCGCCAACCTGCGGCTCGAAGGACTTCATCTGACCAACCGCGACAACCTTGCAGGCATCTCGCAGCGCATGATTCGTACCACAGCCGACAACTTGCGCATCGAAACACACGACTGCATATTCGACGACTCAGGCCAAACCGCTTTTCGCTTGGACGGCAAAAACAACAAAATATATGTGACGAGCTGCTATGCCTCACGCATGGGACAGCCAAACAACCCCGATAATGGACGTTTCATCGACGACAGAGGCAATGATGTGGACTCGGTGGTCATTGAAAACTCTGCCATCTACAACGTGACCAGCCGCATCTATCGCAACGGCGGCTCCTTGGTCAACTATATGCGCATCGAAGGCAGCACTTTCATGAACTCCATGCAGCGTGGATTCGAAGTGCTCAAAGTCAGGGAATTTGTCTTTCTCAACAACATCTGCGCCGACTTGCACATCAACGGACGAGACTCCAGCTTGGTGCCGGACAACAATGAAACCAATATCAACAAAGCATGGATTCGCATAGATTCGACAGGCAGTGGCGGCGAAAAATGGACCATAGGCTATTCCAACTTTTTCTACACACCCACGCAAATAGACTATTACAAATTCCCTTTCGTCAATGACAACGACGACACTGTCACCGTCGTCTCTTTCTTCAATCCAAATGCCCTAAAGGCCATCGAGGCTGGCGGCTGGGGCAATACCATCATCTCCGAACCCCTCTCTTTCATAAACCCTCCCGTATTCCCGCGCTCCATCATTGATACCTTTAATTTCGGCGCCAACGCCAACGCAATGCCTTGGGATATGAGCGGCCTCACACCTGACCCAATATACTCCCAGTTGCCAGTAGGCACATCGCGCTATTCCACTTTGCACAATTTTAACTACACCTGCGATGCCCAATCCAACACAGCAGGCGTGAACGGAACAAGACTCGGCGCCATGCTTTGGGGAGATTGCCTAGTGTCAATCAATGACCTGTTCGACCAACATAACGTCTTGTTCTATCCCAACCCTGCCAATGACATGGTTTACATAACTGGCCTGACAAAAATAACAAGGGTACAGCTGTTCGACGTGCGCGGCAGGCTTCTGCGTTCGCTCTCCCCTGCGAGCGACTGGCTTGAAATGCCCCTACAAGGTCTTGCCAACGGCATCTATTTTATCAATCTAGTAGATGAAAAAGGACAAGTGAGCACCAGACAACTTGTAAAACAGTGA
- a CDS encoding TonB-dependent receptor: MRCLLVVFVALCCLDNTVAQSAILKGKITDAASQEPLGFATVALPGLALGAVSNADGMYRVTNIPVGSHSVRVAYTGYEAIERTVEFVAGETVEMDFVLGEAVTTMGEVVIAAQAYGQQAAINQQIASNTIVNVISKEKLQELPDQNAAEALGRLSGVAVQRDAGEGQKVVIRGLSPRFASVTINGERIPSTDGSDRSVDLSMISPDMLSGVELFKAIRPDMDGDAVGGTVNFTVKKADKGFNGDIRLFGGYNGISEKTGPWRGSTTLSNRLLNNKLGLLLTGNYQRADRSSHNLEGNYYFSDIVGDSAIIRASSLTLTDQIETRDRYGASLTADYALKNGFIVANSFWGNTERDVLRRRRSFRSAEGQQEFSIRETEQNVRLLSNSLSGEHNFGSFALTWRGSYSNTLQETPWSLDMRFRETAALTPEHDDSKGPEILVQGYKNDLNSTLLHDSRFSPQQVTDYNATSQLDLRYNFVLSEKINGYLKTGGKYRQNGRTRDNTQLLSQPYLANENYPRREPERFLLNPNNRAYMLNFLGDYRNLNFLGGDFSLFPNDNQQSVVAPEQDMDIYNDFWGTNYRPGDTIGYPGHLDMNKVRAFYERYKMEYDTFREVDAEDYSGTEKIYAGYLMTELNIGKRLMLMGGVRHENTRQDYRSVSFALRDPEDDPDAQRPPVDTRAASGYVEWLPMVHLRYKFTQWLDVRLAATKTLNRPDFFSLVPWEIIVPQNPPRISRGRPDLRHTTAWNYDAFAYFYNRYGLLTIGGFYKRLENVDVQSRSTIIGGKYAGYQLNQPINLPGISTVKGLEIDFQSNLRSLPKPFNGIIIGANLTLARSMTQVPFFEIKQIFDPSTPPFFFTEVTDTVRTGRVPGQANVIANMQLGYEWKGFSGRVSMGLQDNSLAQVGERAELDAFTDRSVRWDVAVQQKINRHWAAFLNLNNLSNQPEAAFIGNSNFPSEREFFGMTGEVGLRYKW; this comes from the coding sequence GTGCGCTGCCTTTTGGTAGTCTTTGTCGCTTTGTGCTGCTTGGACAACACGGTGGCCCAAAGTGCCATTCTCAAAGGAAAAATCACCGACGCGGCTTCCCAAGAGCCGCTCGGCTTTGCCACGGTGGCGTTGCCCGGCCTCGCCTTAGGGGCTGTCTCCAATGCGGATGGGATGTACCGCGTGACGAACATCCCCGTTGGCAGCCACAGCGTCAGGGTCGCGTACACAGGGTATGAGGCCATAGAGCGCACCGTTGAGTTCGTTGCTGGCGAGACGGTGGAAATGGATTTCGTGCTTGGGGAAGCCGTCACGACAATGGGAGAGGTGGTCATCGCCGCACAGGCTTATGGCCAGCAGGCCGCCATCAACCAACAGATTGCCTCCAACACCATCGTGAACGTCATTTCCAAGGAAAAACTACAAGAGCTGCCCGACCAAAATGCTGCCGAGGCGCTAGGCCGCCTGTCGGGAGTAGCGGTGCAGCGCGATGCCGGGGAAGGACAAAAAGTCGTGATTCGGGGGCTTTCCCCGCGTTTTGCCTCCGTTACCATCAACGGCGAGCGCATCCCCTCCACCGATGGTAGCGACCGCTCGGTTGACCTGAGCATGATAAGCCCCGATATGCTTTCGGGGGTCGAGCTGTTCAAAGCCATCCGCCCAGACATGGACGGCGACGCGGTAGGCGGCACCGTGAACTTTACCGTGAAAAAAGCCGACAAAGGTTTCAACGGAGACATACGCCTGTTTGGCGGCTACAACGGCATTTCCGAAAAAACAGGCCCTTGGCGCGGAAGCACCACGCTGAGCAATCGGCTCCTGAACAACAAGCTAGGCTTGCTTCTCACAGGCAACTACCAACGCGCTGACCGCAGCTCGCACAACCTCGAAGGCAATTACTATTTCAGCGACATCGTGGGCGATAGCGCCATCATTCGCGCTTCCTCCCTCACTTTGACCGACCAAATTGAGACCCGCGACCGCTACGGAGCCAGTTTGACGGCGGACTATGCCTTGAAAAACGGCTTCATCGTCGCCAACTCTTTTTGGGGGAACACCGAGCGCGACGTGTTGCGCCGCCGCCGCAGCTTCCGCTCGGCCGAAGGCCAACAGGAGTTCAGCATCAGAGAAACCGAACAAAACGTGCGCCTCCTCTCCAACTCACTATCGGGCGAACACAACTTTGGCTCATTCGCGCTGACTTGGCGCGGCTCTTACAGCAACACCTTGCAAGAAACTCCTTGGTCGCTTGATATGCGTTTCCGCGAAACGGCGGCGCTCACCCCCGAACACGACGACTCCAAAGGGCCGGAAATACTCGTGCAAGGCTACAAAAATGACCTGAACTCAACGCTCTTGCACGACTCGCGTTTTTCGCCACAACAAGTGACCGATTACAACGCGACCAGCCAACTTGACTTGCGCTACAATTTTGTTTTGTCAGAAAAAATAAACGGCTATCTCAAAACAGGCGGCAAATACAGGCAAAATGGCCGCACTCGCGACAACACCCAACTGCTCTCGCAGCCGTATTTAGCCAATGAAAACTACCCGCGTAGAGAACCAGAACGGTTTCTGCTCAACCCCAACAATCGAGCCTACATGCTCAATTTCTTAGGCGACTACCGCAATCTCAACTTTCTTGGCGGCGATTTTTCGTTGTTTCCAAACGACAACCAACAGTCAGTAGTGGCGCCTGAACAAGACATGGACATTTACAACGACTTCTGGGGCACCAACTACCGCCCCGGCGACACGATTGGGTACCCCGGGCACCTGGATATGAACAAAGTACGGGCGTTCTACGAACGATACAAAATGGAATACGATACATTCCGGGAAGTGGACGCAGAAGATTATAGCGGCACAGAAAAAATCTATGCGGGCTACCTAATGACCGAACTCAATATCGGCAAGCGCCTGATGCTCATGGGAGGCGTGCGCCACGAAAACACGCGACAGGACTATCGCAGCGTTTCTTTCGCCCTGCGCGACCCCGAAGACGACCCCGACGCTCAACGCCCCCCGGTCGACACACGCGCCGCCTCCGGCTATGTCGAGTGGCTCCCTATGGTGCATTTGCGCTACAAGTTCACCCAATGGCTCGATGTCCGCCTCGCTGCCACAAAAACCCTCAACCGTCCCGATTTTTTCAGCCTTGTACCATGGGAAATCATCGTGCCACAAAACCCGCCGCGCATCAGCAGAGGAAGACCCGATTTGAGACATACCACAGCATGGAACTACGATGCATTCGCCTACTTTTACAACCGATACGGGCTGCTCACGATAGGCGGATTCTACAAGCGCCTCGAAAATGTGGACGTGCAAAGCCGCTCAACCATCATCGGCGGGAAATACGCTGGCTACCAGCTCAATCAACCCATCAACCTGCCCGGCATCTCGACCGTCAAGGGGCTTGAAATTGACTTTCAGAGCAACCTTCGCTCCTTGCCCAAACCTTTCAACGGCATCATCATCGGTGCCAACCTCACCTTGGCGCGCTCCATGACGCAAGTGCCTTTTTTTGAAATCAAGCAAATTTTTGACCCCTCCACCCCTCCATTCTTTTTCACGGAAGTGACCGATACCGTACGCACCGGACGAGTGCCGGGCCAGGCAAACGTTATCGCCAATATGCAACTGGGCTACGAGTGGAAAGGCTTTTCGGGCCGAGTATCCATGGGGCTGCAGGACAATAGCCTTGCCCAAGTGGGCGAACGCGCCGAACTGGACGCTTTCACCGACCGTTCGGTGCGATGGGATGTAGCGGTACAACAGAAAATCAACCGCCATTGGGCCGCTTTTCTCAATCTGAACAACTTGAGCAATCAGCCAGAAGCCGCCTTCATAGGCAACTCCAATTTTCCCAGCGAACGTGAATTTTTTGGCATGACCGGAGAAGTCGGTCTGCGCTATAAATGGTAA